The following proteins come from a genomic window of Dysidea avara chromosome 12, odDysAvar1.4, whole genome shotgun sequence:
- the LOC136241225 gene encoding uncharacterized protein: MASKEGTTRDARKSKHVTTAGRKIRKVEPGKSVEKLPLTGQTKPTRSSTNAKQPRKQQTPSSTSPEDCELTKKRTRRSGKTADVSSSADCSSSKTNVSSSQAPERQPEHNKHPDKPTKKQTLDTLVLSEIVRTKLSEQCLADHLQSFANTLCDDEILLSDILLRHHARFGELYIQCKQEVDPFLQFQLQLHQHCAAFLLDRTYSLTAINLDECAQQSVAEIRMRWLDFCDSSSVPFSDSSKVMMTLSSTVYELLLGRVESFQETLFASVDKPSHPTSNDSDDVYFRFGGAAICEMLKSHYKQIKQCPDPQSDQLSQEITILKAMTMTMKDKISLPLYLKYRDRGFMYFPDSSFVTFIETINDAIRAVMSTNSLEQDIVKVAHEEVKKNADLPIRFKQILAGLLPNMDTFSEDAVNNVYHTFVRKISNTVIQEIISSAKQQMATKKGLASTVDVNLRPVLLAHHAKMETKLGQS; this comes from the exons ATGGCATCTAAAGAAGGCACGACGCGAGATGCAAGGAAATCTAAACACGTTACTACAGCGGGTAGAAAAATAAGAAAAGTGGAGCCAGGCAAATCTGTGGAAAAATTGCCACTCACAGGGCAAACAAAACCTACTCGCAGTAGTACAAATGCGAAACAGCCTCGGAAACAGCAAACTCCCTCGTCGACATCACCTGAAGATTGTGAACTGACAAAGAAACGGACACGCAGAAGTGGGAAAACAGCTGATGTATCATCGTCAGCAGATTGTTCAAGCTCGAAAACGAATGTTTCCTCATCACAAGCACCTGAGCGCCAGCCTGAACACAATAAACACCCTGATAAACCAACAAAAAAGCAGACTC TGGATACATTAGTGCTGAGTGAAATTGTTCGGACAAAGCTAAGCGAACAGTGCTTGGCAGATCACTTACAAAGTTTTGCTAATACTTTGTGTGATGATGAAATACTCTTGAGTGATATTTTACTGCGTCACCATGCTCGTTTCGGAGAATTGTACATACAGTGCAAGCAGGAAGTGGACCCCTTTTTACAGTTTCAGTTACAGTTGCACCAACACTGTGCTGCATTTCTCCTGGACAGAACATATTCGTTGACAGCCATTAACTTGGATGAATGTGCCCAACAGTCAGTAGCAGAAATCAGAATGCGTTGGCTTGATTTTTGTGATTCTAGCTCTGTACCATTTTCTGATAGCAGCAAAGTGATGATGACACTATCATCAACTGTGTACGAACTATTATTAGGACGGGTTGAAAGTTTTCAAGAGACATTGTTTGCTTCTGTGGACAAGCCTTCACATCCCACATCAAATGACTCCGATGATGTATATTTTCGATTTGGTGGTGCTGCAATTTGTGAAATGCTGAAAtcacattacaaacaaatcaagcAGTGCCCCGATCCACAAAGTGATCAACTTTCACAGGAAATAACCATTCTTAAAGCAATGACGATGACCATGAAAGATAAAATTAGTTTACCCCTTTACCTGAAGTACCGTGACAGAGGCTTTATGTACTTTCCAGATTCAAGTTTTGTGACATTCATAGAGACTATTAATGATGCAATCAGAGCAGTCATGAGCACAAACTCATTGGAACAGGATATAGTCAAG GTTGCCCATGAAGAAGTGAAGAAGAATGCCGACCTACCGATTCGTTTCAAGCAGATTTTAGCTGGGTTGTTGCCCAACATGGATACATTCAGTGAAGATGCTGTGAATAATGTTTACCACACATTTGTCCGCAAAATATCTAATACAGTGATACAAGAAATTATATCATCAGCGAAGCAACAGATGGCTACCAAGAAAGGTTTAGCCTCTACAGTAGATGTCAACTTGCGTCCAGTACTTCTAGCACATCATGCTAAAATGGAAACTAAATTAGGACAAAGTTAA